One segment of Metallosphaera cuprina Ar-4 DNA contains the following:
- a CDS encoding HAD family hydrolase — protein sequence MEDFNLFAGSKAILFDYDNTLVNSKPIFEKAIEEVSKDIYNFLIDNNVPSTSLQYLREKILSIAQKFDSEGTYDRDVWWVEALNQLGVKDVDRDQLQEWTTLYWSIAQNTPPFDDAIDIVDYLKRKGYKLGLVTNSDGNSGNKRARVAKFPLIDRFDIIIIGGEDNVKPKPSIQPFILACETLGARKENCVMIGDDPVKDCLAAKKANIKSILVDRYNSVKYPELYADFVISSLKELEEFM from the coding sequence ATGGAAGATTTCAATCTTTTTGCAGGCTCAAAGGCAATTTTATTTGATTATGATAATACGCTCGTTAATTCGAAGCCAATTTTTGAGAAAGCGATAGAAGAGGTATCTAAAGATATTTATAACTTCTTAATAGACAATAATGTCCCCAGCACATCCCTACAATACCTTAGGGAGAAAATTCTAAGTATAGCCCAAAAATTTGACTCGGAAGGAACATATGATAGAGACGTTTGGTGGGTTGAAGCGTTAAATCAACTTGGAGTAAAAGATGTTGATAGAGACCAATTGCAAGAGTGGACTACCTTATACTGGTCCATAGCGCAAAACACACCTCCTTTTGACGACGCGATTGATATAGTTGATTACCTGAAAAGAAAGGGATACAAACTGGGTTTAGTTACCAACAGTGACGGAAATAGTGGAAATAAAAGAGCTAGGGTGGCAAAATTTCCACTAATTGATAGATTTGACATAATAATCATTGGTGGAGAAGATAATGTAAAACCCAAACCAAGCATTCAACCTTTTATTCTAGCATGTGAGACTTTAGGAGCAAGAAAGGAGAATTGCGTAATGATAGGTGATGATCCAGTTAAGGATTGCCTAGCCGCTAAAAAAGCTAATATAAAGAGCATCCTAGTAGATCGGTATAACTCAGTGAAGTATCCAGAACTATATGCAGATTTTGTAATATCCAGCCTTAAAGAGCTAGAGGAGTTCATGTAG
- a CDS encoding elongation factor EF-2: MPKYKTSEQVLSLMKDRTRVRNIGIIAHVDHGKTTTSDQLLAASGIISPKVAGEALALDYLSVEQQRGITVKAANVSLYHEVEGKGYVINLIDTPGHVDFSGRVTRSLRVLDGSIVVVDSVEGVMTQTETVLRQSLEERVRPILFVNKVDRLVKELKLGPQEMMQKLMDIIKEVNNLINIYAEPDLKEKWSINPSLGNVVFGSAKDRWGFSIPMAQKKGINMKHVIDAYSVSDKTKINELASQVPINEALLDAVIKFVPNPVEAQKYRIPKIWKGDLDNELAKAMLAADPNGPVVMMITDMKVDPHAGLVATGRVFSGTIKPGSEVWLVNAKAPQKVLQVSIYMGQFRELADEIPAGNIAAVLGLERARSGETLIDVRFKDLQGSFEKLHYVSEPVVTIAVEPKNPKDLTKMIDALRKLSIEDPNLVVKINEETGEYLLSGMGFLHVEVSLQLLKDNYGVDVVTTPPIVVYRESVRNKSQVFEGKSPNKHNKFYISVEPLNDKTIELISNGTIKEDMDSKEMAKILRDQADWDYDEAKKIVAIDENVNVLIDATSGVQHLREIIDTLLQGYRLAMREGPLAHEPVRGVKVVLHDATIHEDPAHRGPAQIYPAVRNAIFAAMLMSKPTLLEPLQKLDIRVPMEFVGNVTAVLSRKRGKILNMTQTGNVARVLAEIPVSESYELASDLRGSTGGRAFWGTEFSKWAPVPDSILTDVVLKIRERKGLPKELPKVEDFLS, encoded by the coding sequence TTGCCTAAGTATAAGACATCTGAACAAGTCCTGAGCCTTATGAAGGATAGGACTAGAGTAAGGAATATAGGAATTATAGCTCACGTGGATCATGGTAAAACAACAACTAGCGACCAGCTGTTAGCGGCATCAGGTATAATATCACCTAAAGTTGCAGGGGAGGCTCTAGCCTTAGACTATTTATCAGTAGAGCAACAGAGAGGTATAACAGTAAAAGCAGCTAACGTCAGCCTTTATCATGAAGTTGAGGGAAAAGGATACGTAATAAACTTGATTGATACTCCAGGTCACGTAGACTTTAGCGGGAGAGTTACTAGGAGCCTCAGAGTATTAGACGGTTCTATTGTAGTGGTCGATTCGGTAGAAGGCGTTATGACGCAAACAGAAACGGTACTAAGGCAAAGTTTAGAGGAGAGAGTTAGGCCTATCCTATTTGTAAATAAGGTCGATAGATTAGTGAAAGAATTGAAGCTTGGGCCTCAAGAGATGATGCAAAAGTTAATGGATATAATAAAAGAGGTAAATAATTTAATCAATATATATGCTGAGCCTGATCTAAAAGAAAAATGGTCAATTAATCCATCATTAGGCAATGTAGTCTTTGGATCAGCTAAGGATAGATGGGGCTTCAGTATACCGATGGCACAGAAGAAAGGGATTAACATGAAACATGTTATTGATGCTTACTCAGTTTCTGATAAAACCAAGATAAATGAGTTAGCATCTCAAGTTCCAATCAATGAAGCGCTTTTAGATGCAGTAATCAAGTTCGTTCCAAATCCTGTAGAGGCCCAAAAATATAGGATTCCCAAGATTTGGAAGGGAGATTTAGATAATGAATTGGCCAAAGCCATGCTCGCGGCAGATCCGAATGGACCTGTTGTGATGATGATAACTGACATGAAGGTAGATCCTCATGCAGGACTAGTAGCTACAGGCAGAGTGTTCTCCGGAACCATCAAGCCAGGAAGTGAAGTTTGGCTAGTTAATGCCAAAGCCCCTCAAAAAGTCTTACAGGTAAGTATATACATGGGACAATTCAGAGAACTAGCTGACGAGATTCCTGCAGGTAACATTGCTGCCGTGCTAGGTTTAGAGAGAGCTAGATCTGGCGAGACTTTAATTGATGTCAGATTTAAAGATCTTCAGGGGAGCTTCGAGAAGTTACACTACGTATCTGAGCCAGTCGTAACTATTGCAGTTGAGCCTAAGAACCCTAAGGACCTAACTAAGATGATAGACGCACTGAGAAAGCTTAGTATTGAAGATCCAAACCTAGTAGTTAAAATAAACGAGGAAACAGGTGAATATCTACTCTCTGGAATGGGATTCCTCCATGTTGAGGTATCTCTACAACTCCTAAAGGATAATTACGGCGTAGACGTAGTAACCACACCTCCTATTGTAGTATATAGGGAAAGCGTGAGAAATAAGAGCCAAGTATTTGAGGGTAAATCGCCAAATAAACACAATAAATTCTATATAAGCGTAGAACCATTAAATGATAAAACAATAGAGTTGATCTCAAATGGTACAATAAAGGAGGATATGGATTCTAAGGAAATGGCAAAAATATTAAGAGATCAGGCGGATTGGGATTACGATGAAGCTAAGAAGATAGTTGCGATAGACGAAAATGTGAATGTTCTTATTGATGCGACTAGTGGAGTTCAGCATCTAAGAGAGATAATTGATACTCTCCTTCAAGGGTATAGGCTTGCTATGAGGGAGGGTCCACTGGCTCACGAACCCGTAAGAGGAGTTAAGGTAGTTCTGCACGACGCAACGATACATGAAGATCCGGCGCATAGAGGGCCTGCACAGATTTATCCCGCAGTAAGAAACGCTATCTTTGCGGCAATGCTCATGTCTAAGCCAACACTCTTAGAACCTTTGCAAAAGCTGGATATAAGAGTTCCTATGGAGTTCGTAGGAAACGTGACTGCAGTGTTAAGCAGAAAGAGAGGTAAAATACTTAACATGACACAAACTGGTAATGTGGCTAGAGTCTTAGCTGAAATTCCAGTTTCGGAATCTTATGAGTTAGCTAGCGATTTAAGAGGCTCTACAGGGGGAAGAGCTTTTTGGGGAACGGAATTTAGCAAGTGGGCTCCAGTTCCAGATAGCATATTAACTGATGTTGTTCTAAAAATAAGAGAGAGAAAAGGCTTGCCGAAAGAGTTACCTAAGGTTGAGGACTTCTTGTCGTGA
- the xpf gene encoding 3'-flap repair endonuclease Xpf — MPRIYVDSREFQSGIPDLLKELGAILFTQQLSVGDYVVSEGVAVERKSVYDLINSIYDKRFFDQLSRLREAYTKAFILVEGNLETAKSVSGKSKLFNSALISAVVDYDVNVLFSSNKRESSEILFTLARKYQEDLERKPISLHSKPKFESIEEMQLYLVQSLPQVGVKTASKLLKEFSTVRNMCNGNIADFEKILGSRKKAELLYKILNTKFSNSNTNKSSSITDFVK, encoded by the coding sequence ATGCCAAGGATTTATGTAGATTCTAGAGAATTTCAATCTGGTATCCCAGATTTACTAAAAGAGCTCGGAGCTATTTTATTTACTCAACAGTTGTCCGTCGGCGATTACGTTGTATCAGAGGGAGTGGCAGTGGAGAGGAAAAGTGTTTATGATCTTATAAACTCGATTTATGATAAAAGGTTCTTTGATCAGTTGTCGAGGTTAAGAGAAGCTTACACGAAAGCATTTATCTTGGTTGAAGGAAATCTAGAGACAGCTAAGTCAGTTTCTGGGAAGAGCAAGCTATTTAACTCAGCTCTAATTTCAGCTGTTGTAGATTACGATGTAAACGTCCTGTTTTCTTCTAATAAGCGCGAATCTTCAGAGATATTATTTACATTAGCTAGAAAATATCAAGAAGATTTAGAGAGAAAGCCTATCTCCCTACATAGCAAGCCTAAATTTGAATCAATTGAGGAAATGCAGCTCTACTTAGTTCAGTCCTTACCACAAGTCGGTGTAAAAACTGCCTCTAAACTTTTGAAAGAATTCTCTACTGTGAGAAACATGTGTAATGGCAATATAGCAGATTTCGAAAAAATTTTAGGTAGTAGAAAAAAGGCTGAGCTACTATATAAAATCTTAAATACTAAATTTTCTAACTCCAACACCAATAAGTCTTCATCGATTACCGATTTCGTGAAGTAA
- a CDS encoding prefoldin subunit beta, whose amino-acid sequence MAERIPPELQTQLLKLQQLQNQLERLTYEKSVIEGELREVNEVLKELTNIPQDAPVYKIVGNLLVKQERTNVQNELNERKELLELKSRTYQKQEGLLRKQFEDLQKKVNELVQKYYPQGTQGSSPPKA is encoded by the coding sequence TTGGCAGAAAGGATTCCTCCTGAACTCCAAACCCAACTTTTAAAGCTACAACAATTACAAAATCAATTAGAGAGACTTACCTACGAAAAAAGTGTTATAGAAGGAGAATTAAGAGAGGTCAATGAAGTTCTCAAGGAACTAACTAACATTCCTCAAGATGCGCCTGTATACAAGATAGTAGGCAATCTTTTAGTAAAACAAGAGAGAACCAACGTTCAGAACGAACTTAATGAGAGAAAGGAGTTGTTAGAGCTGAAGAGTAGAACTTATCAGAAGCAAGAAGGGTTGCTTAGAAAGCAGTTTGAAGACCTTCAGAAAAAGGTAAACGAACTTGTACAGAAGTACTATCCACAAGGTACCCAGGGTAGCTCACCTCCAAAGGCTTAA
- a CDS encoding 50S ribosomal protein L37ae yields MPAKNSSKIAGRFAARYGSSLRKKWSEIMSKRYSEHTCPVCKTPGKVYRVASGIWSCKKCGAKWAGQAYTPS; encoded by the coding sequence ATGCCAGCTAAAAATAGCTCAAAGATAGCAGGCAGATTTGCTGCTAGATACGGTTCCTCGCTTAGGAAAAAATGGAGCGAAATAATGAGTAAAAGATATTCGGAGCATACATGTCCAGTTTGTAAAACTCCAGGTAAAGTATATAGAGTAGCATCAGGTATATGGAGTTGCAAGAAATGTGGAGCTAAATGGGCTGGTCAGGCCTATACCCCGAGTTAG
- the rrp42 gene encoding exosome complex protein Rrp42 — translation MSMTPTKENVVPLIKKESIISLLERGSRNDGRKFNDYRPLSITLGYAKKADGSALVKLGDTTVLAGVKIEEDEPYSDTPNQGNLVVNAELLPLAYETFEPGPPDENAIELSRVVDRSLRDSKAVDLSALVIEPGKRVWTVWVDISVLDYGGNILDACTLSAVAALYDTKLPRIVNDNGTINIVKEDKTTPFPIRYPVATVTIAKLGKFLVVDPDLEEEGIMDAKISFSYIPDGHIVGIQKSGEGSFSQQEIEIAENTSRTVSQKMLEDFKNIMGIKVVNNNAS, via the coding sequence AAAGAGAATGTGGTCCCGTTAATAAAGAAAGAAAGTATAATATCGCTTTTGGAAAGAGGAAGTAGAAACGACGGGAGGAAATTTAATGATTATAGGCCTTTGTCTATAACCCTTGGGTATGCCAAAAAGGCAGACGGTTCGGCATTGGTGAAACTTGGTGATACTACAGTGTTGGCAGGCGTGAAAATAGAAGAGGACGAGCCATACTCGGATACTCCTAATCAAGGTAACTTAGTAGTTAACGCAGAGCTATTGCCTTTAGCGTATGAAACCTTCGAGCCCGGTCCACCTGACGAAAATGCAATTGAGCTCTCAAGGGTAGTTGATAGAAGTTTGAGAGACTCTAAAGCAGTAGACTTATCAGCATTAGTAATAGAGCCGGGTAAGAGGGTTTGGACGGTATGGGTAGATATATCTGTCCTAGATTATGGCGGTAACATCTTGGACGCTTGTACGTTATCTGCTGTAGCAGCTCTTTATGATACCAAACTTCCTAGGATTGTAAATGATAATGGAACCATAAATATTGTCAAAGAGGATAAAACTACTCCCTTTCCTATCAGGTATCCTGTAGCTACTGTTACTATAGCTAAACTAGGTAAGTTCCTAGTCGTCGATCCTGATCTAGAAGAGGAAGGAATAATGGATGCGAAGATATCGTTCTCTTATATTCCAGACGGGCATATAGTGGGGATACAGAAGTCTGGAGAAGGCAGCTTTAGCCAACAAGAAATTGAAATCGCTGAGAACACTTCACGTACGGTTAGTCAAAAAATGTTAGAAGATTTTAAAAATATAATGGGAATAAAGGTAGTGAATAATAATGCCAGCTAA